A genomic region of Dickeya solani IPO 2222 contains the following coding sequences:
- the glpD gene encoding glycerol-3-phosphate dehydrogenase: protein METKDLIVIGGGINGTGIAADAAGRGLSVLLLEAQDLACATSSASSKLIHGGLRYLEHYEFRLVGEALSEREVLLKMAPHIIFPMRFRLPHQPHLRPAWMIRAGLFMYDHLGKRVSLPSSHGLRFGRESVLKPELTRGFEYSDCWVDDARLVVLNAQEVVRRGGEVKTRMKVTRARRENGLWVVEAEDTLNGEIHRWQAKGLVNATGPWVRQFFDDGLALPSPYGIRLIKGSHIVVPRVHQEEQAYILQNKDNRIVFVIPWQDEFSIIGTTDVEYHGNPHQVKIDDNEIRYLLDVYNDHFKKQLTRDDIVWTYSGVRPLCDDESDSPQAITRDYTLSVADESGKAPLLSVFGGKLTTYRKLAEHAMDKLAKYYPQAGQAWTNRATLPGGDISGTRDDYAALLRRRYNLPEALARRYSRTYGTQSEKIIGNAQTLSDLGEHFGHTLYEAELRYLVEHEWVVSLEDAIWRRTKLGMWLDDAQQQRIGEWLADYRNQLAKAG, encoded by the coding sequence GTGGAAACCAAAGATCTGATTGTGATCGGCGGAGGCATTAACGGTACCGGCATCGCGGCGGATGCCGCCGGGCGCGGACTGTCCGTTCTGTTGCTGGAAGCGCAGGATCTGGCCTGCGCCACCTCTTCCGCCAGCTCAAAATTGATTCATGGCGGCCTGCGCTATCTGGAGCACTATGAGTTCCGACTGGTGGGCGAAGCCCTGTCCGAACGTGAAGTGCTGCTGAAAATGGCGCCGCACATCATTTTTCCGATGCGTTTCCGCCTGCCGCACCAGCCGCATCTGCGTCCGGCCTGGATGATTCGCGCCGGTCTGTTCATGTATGACCATCTGGGCAAACGCGTCAGCCTGCCGTCCAGCCACGGGCTGCGATTCGGCCGCGAATCGGTGCTGAAACCGGAACTGACGCGCGGTTTCGAATATTCCGACTGCTGGGTGGACGATGCCCGCCTGGTAGTGTTGAACGCGCAGGAAGTCGTACGTCGCGGCGGCGAGGTGAAAACGCGCATGAAAGTTACCCGCGCCCGCCGCGAAAACGGCCTGTGGGTGGTGGAAGCCGAAGACACACTGAACGGCGAGATTCATCGCTGGCAGGCGAAAGGACTGGTCAACGCCACCGGCCCGTGGGTGCGCCAGTTCTTTGACGATGGTCTGGCGCTGCCGTCGCCGTACGGCATCCGGCTGATCAAAGGCAGCCATATCGTGGTTCCGCGCGTGCATCAGGAAGAGCAGGCCTACATTCTGCAGAATAAAGACAACCGCATCGTGTTTGTGATTCCGTGGCAGGATGAGTTTTCCATCATCGGCACTACCGACGTGGAGTATCACGGCAATCCGCATCAGGTGAAGATTGACGACAATGAAATTCGTTACCTGCTGGACGTATACAACGATCACTTCAAAAAACAGCTGACGCGCGACGATATCGTCTGGACCTACTCGGGCGTGCGCCCGCTGTGCGACGACGAATCGGATTCGCCGCAGGCCATCACCCGCGATTACACGCTGTCAGTGGCGGATGAAAGCGGTAAAGCGCCGCTGCTGTCGGTGTTCGGCGGCAAGCTGACCACCTACCGTAAACTGGCGGAACACGCCATGGATAAGCTGGCGAAGTACTACCCACAAGCGGGTCAGGCCTGGACCAACCGCGCCACCCTGCCCGGCGGCGATATCAGCGGCACCCGCGACGACTACGCCGCCCTGCTGCGCCGTCGCTACAACCTGCCGGAAGCGCTGGCGCGTCGCTACAGCCGCACGTATGGCACCCAGAGCGAAAAAATAATCGGTAACGCGCAGACGCTGAGCGATCTGGGTGAACATTTCGGCCATACTTTGTACGAAGCCGAGCTGCGTTATTTGGTAGAACACGAATGGGTGGTGTCGCTGGAGGACGCCATCTGGCGCCGCACCAAACTGGGCATGTGGCTGGATGACGCTCAGCAGCAGCGTATTGGTGAATGGCTGGCGGACTACCGCAATCAGTTAGCGAAAGCGGGCTAA